A portion of the Malania oleifera isolate guangnan ecotype guangnan chromosome 3, ASM2987363v1, whole genome shotgun sequence genome contains these proteins:
- the LOC131150237 gene encoding uncharacterized protein At5g19025-like — protein sequence MRPHLLSSITTTAAAAADVNTFSAAGAMPPSSPSPKSRKPSSNSTSNSSLCKHSPSATLDLLILILVLFSGSFLLTSYFSYIFHSLSLLLPSLILSHSDSFRDSPLPYILGFLIFFTILIVAVEICCGYRSRKCDNPACKGLKKALEFDLQLQTEDCLKSASKEIDRLPWKGGNEANPDYECLRAELRKMAPPNGRAILLFRARCGCPVAKLEGWGPKRGRRHKKSLAYVAHNGADHR from the exons ATGCGCCCTCACCTtctctcctccatcaccaccaccgccgccgccgccgccgacGTCAACACCTTCTCCGCCGCAGGTGCCATGCCTCCGTCATCACCCTCTCCCAAGTCCAGAAAACCTTCTTCGAACTCCACCTCGAATTCCAGCCTCTGCAAGCACTCTCCGTCCGCCACACTCGACCTCCTCATCCTCATCCTCGTTCTATTCTCCGGCTCCTTCCTTCTCACCTCCTACTTCTCCTACATCTtccactccctctctctcctcctcccGTCTCTCATTCTCTCCCATTCCGACTCCTTCCGCGACTCTCCCCTTCCTTACATTCTAGGGTTTCTGATCTTCTTCACAATTTTGATTGTGGCAGTCGAGATCTGCTGCGGTTACAGGTCGAGGAAGTGCGATAATCCCGCCTGCAAGGGTTTGAAGAAGGCTTTGGAGTTTGATTTGCAGCTGCAGACCGAGGATTGCTTGAAATCGGCATCGAAGGAGATCGATAGGTTGCCTTGGAAGGGCGGGAACGAGGCCAATCCCGATTACGAGTGTTTGAGGGCGGAGCTCAGGAAGATGGCTCCGCCTAATGGTCGGGCCATCTTGCTGTTTCGCGCGCGGTGCGGATGCCCTGTCGCCAAGCTCGAAGGGTGGGGCCCCAAGCGCGGTCGGCGACACAAGAA GAGTCTGGCCTATGTGGCTCATAATGGAGCAGATCATCGCTGA